The sequence CGAGCAGAGGATGAAGACTAGGAACAATCTATTTGCCTCCCTTCACTACCACCAGATAAGAAAATAAACAGCTTTCAACCTGCCTATCCCCCAATCGAGATCGAGCAATCGCTAGCTAGCCTCCTGCAAGCCGTCTGCACTGCTGCCATGGTCCCTCCTGGCCTTCTTCCCCGTCGGCGGCAGTGTGGCGAGAGTGTCCTGTAACTGCCGCTGGGCGTCCTGGAGCATCTGATTACTGCGGGCCTCCGTCTCCTTCCACCCCCGCTCAATCTCCCACTGCACCTCCATTCTCCGCCTCTCCAGCCGCTTGATTCCCTCGCCGATGTCCCTCAACACGCCTGCGACGGAGTGGTGGTCCACGGCGGGAGCCTCCTCAGCCTTGACCCTGTCTGCAGCGGCGGCCTTGGACTGGAACATGGCGGCCTCATAGGAGACCCTCTTGCGTGGAGGCGCGGTGGACAGCGTGACAGCAGGCGGCGACgggcgccgccgctgctgctgctgctgatggccCCTGAACCCGCCGGCGTCGCGCACGAGGCCGTTGATGCTCCTGTTTCTGGCGACGAGCaattgctcctcctcctcctcttcttggtCCTCCTcgccatcctcttcctcttcttcatcttcttcttcctcctcctggtCCAGGTCCAGGTCCAGGTCGTggtcctggtcttggtcttggtcGTCGTCGGAGGCGGGCGGGGAGGCGGGGAAGGAGTTGGTGGAGACGGGGACGGGGCCGCGCTCGAGGCGCTCCATGCGGCGGAAGAAGGGCCAGAGGGAGGTGACGGGGCGGGCGGCCTCGGTGCGGTAGCGCTTGCGGAGCTTCTCGAGCTTGTGGCGGCACTGGGTGCCGGTCTTGCGCTGGCCGCCGCAGCGGCGGGTGACGTCGGCGGCCACGTCCTCCCACTGGTGCGCCTTGAGCTGGCCCCGGCGCAGCCTGGTCCAGCGGTCCTCGTAGACGTCGATGAGGTGCATGGTCTCGCCGTCCGACCAGGGCTGCCCCGGCGCGCTCTTCCTCGCCTCCATCGGATGGCCcctcggcggcgggcggcggttcagatctggatctgggggaaagagggagggagggagtggTGGTGGAgtaaatggcggcggcggcgggtgtggagGCGGGCGGGGGGATAAGGGCGAGCGAGGCCGCCAGGGGCGGTGGTGGGTTCGGTTTTTTCTGGGTGGCTGGTGCGGTTCACGTGGATGGATGGTGGGCCCCGTGCGCCGCTCGCTGACCGGTGGGGCCACACGGTTTGGCCacactgacctgtgggcccagCCGGTTTGGCTAGTATGAAATAAACCTCGAACTTTTACGCCTTGTTGGAATCAAACCCTAACCTCTCAATCCCGGAAATCGACAATCCCGGTCAGTAGCACGGCTAAGTCTGTTTTCAAACAAGGATTGCATATGTGGCACCGGGGAGTCCATGGCTTACGTCAGTTTCCAAACAAGGATTGCATACGTGGTACCGGGGAGTCCGGGCTTACGTCAGTTTCCAAACAAGGATTGCATATGTGGCACCGGGGAGACTAGGGTTTACGTCAGTTTCCAAACAAGGATTGCATATGTGGCACCGGGGAGACTAGGGTTTACGTCAGTTTCCAAACAGGGATTGCACACGTGGCACCGGGGAGACTAGGGTTTACGTCAGTTTCCAAACAGGGATTGCACACGTGGCACCGGGGAGACTAGGGTTTACGTCAGTTTCCAAACAGGGATTGCACACGTGGCACCGGGGAGGCCATTGGTCACTAATTCAGGCATGCCATTGGATGTGGTCTGACGATGATTCCGAGGGTTTGTCTCCGGTCACCAGCGTTGGCTCAGGGAGGCGACAACATATGCGAAACTCGAAAAAGGCCAGAGCAACGTGCTGGGCGACCGCGACAGTCGGAGAGGCGCGCATTTGAGACTCATGAAGAAGGGGCACGCCTTTCACGTCGGTGGTGGCGCTGTGATGTGACCCTAAGGTGGGCGGCAAAGATCCTTTATGAAGAGGCAAGCGATAAGGTCATGTGCCACGCAATATAGGCGTGGCAGATGGGGATCTCAAGGATTGAGAGGTTGGGGTTTGATTTCGACCACCCATACAAATTCAAGGTTTAAAACAGACTTCCCCAGGGTGCGCCTAGGAGGGTCAGAAAGTCCGACAGAAAGATCAACACGGTATAAAATCGAAGGTCTTTGACAACAGCAATTAAGGACAGCTCAATGCACGTAACTCCCGCTTGCGCAAGGTCTGGGGAAGGGTTcgaccactttgggtcttttgtacgCAATCTGTCCCTACATTTCTGCGAGAGGTTATTTCCGGGACTCGAACCCATGACCTCATATTGAGATAGTTCAATCACATTGTAAAATCATGTGGTGAAATTGCAATGTAGCTCTTCTAATATATATATGATGGCAGTGAAAGGTACTCTCTCCATCCTATAATATAATAGGCTATTACTaccaatatgtgagtatattgctAGTAATAACATCTTGTattattatggaatggagggagtaaattaTTAGTCAATGATGTACTATATACGCTGCATAGATACCATGAGAATGTATGTACAGGTACGACAGATCAACTACTAGTAAAAATGGTGAGGAAGGAGGAATCATGCTTACCAAGTCTGCAGCAGCCTGCAGTGTAACATGGTCACCCCACTCTCCATTCCTGGTAAGCATAAAATAGTAAGAATGTGCATATTCACACTCTAATCAATTAACATTTACTGAGATAAATAAATACTAGTAACTAGTAGAGAAAGAGCGGGCACGGACTTTGGCATCTTCTTAAGATATTCTCTGTAATCCATAGGGACATATCCAGCATATATCTCAGGATGAGACTGAAGCTGCGAATGGAAACATATTACTGTCAGAACAAGAGAATCTGACAAGTAACAAAATTTCATCTTCTTAATAGTACAGTGAGACACAACCAGTTCTCGTAGTTCTGTATATCGACTGACAAAATGATTCTAATAGTGTATCACATTACTGTAAGAAGGAGACTGATATAAGCAGTCATTTTGAATATACTAACCTGATTGACCACTTGTTGCCGTACAAATCTATGGTGTTCAGGAGTTCGGTAGAATTGATCAGACAATGCCCGAAACTGTTTAAAAAGGAAGGTTCAGAAAAAGATAATTACTTGTAGAGCAGGTCTGTACTGATGACACCAAATATGCTATTCTCGAAAAGTAAACAGAGAACTGAATCCTGTAAATATACCTGACAATTGCCATCTCCGTTAACCTTGAGCTCAACCAGACCATACAGCACCAACCTAAATAAGAAATCATATTGGGATCAAATGACAGACAATCTGAAAAGACCTACCACAGAGCACAGAGAGTATACAGAACATGTCTTCATGTAGAGATTTATGGGATGACAAGTATACTGCAGGGGTATTTACCTGTCAAGAAGTCTTCGGTGATCTGAAAAGGCTTCATCAAAAGAAGGAATGTCTCCGTTTGTTTTAGGGACATGCTGCAGTAGCACAGTGAGCAGGTAACAAAATTGTAAGACATAACACTGATCTTCAAGGGAACACATGCAAGTTAATGAAAATTCGTCAAAGAATGAGCTTCTTAATAATCGACGGAGAGTTAGAGATGCAGGTTCTGAACTTTTATTTTCTAGTTTGATGAGTCACAAACTGATTATTAAATGTTAAAATGGGGCTTGCCTTAAGATGGGAAGTAAAGTTGCAAAAATCATCACACAGAACAGTAaaaatggaacatagctcagcatttGTATTGATAGGAACAAACATAAGATCGGACCATGGGCATCTACTAGGTAGAACGATAATTCTGCATTTAACATATTATCTGAACCGCAAATAGTGTCCGGCATCCTTCAGCAATAACCCATGCATTCTTATGATTACTTAGCAGGAACTAGCAATACCAACTCCCCTAAACTTCAGAGCATGGTTATTTGACAATTTAGATAATACACCAAAGCTGGAACTCTGAACCCCTTGAAACTGTAGAAGCCCAAAACTGCTGTACTTAACCCCTTCAGGCTGTGAAACTATAATGTAGGGCAGTGAAAGTGGAACAGGGCTCAGCATTGGCATTGATAGGAACAGATATATGATCGGGGATCTACTAGGTTGATTGATAATTCACATAAATCAAAAGCATTGTCTGCATTTAACATATGATCTCTACCGTAAATAGTGTCTGGCATCCTCAAGTCAATGGCCGAAGCACTATTCTGATGACCTAGCAGGAACTAGCAATCCCCAAACCCATCTAAATTTCAGAGCATGGTTTGATAAGATATCTATCAGAGGTGGAACTTTGAATCCCCTTGAAACTGTAGAAACCCAAAACTATTGTACTTAACCCCATTATGCAGTGAATAAATTCTAGCATATGTCCCAACCATTCTAGCAATTGTTCTGTCATAATGGATGATATATAATCTGGGATCAGTAGGAAGAGAGCGGTGCTACTTACAGGGACAGGGACCATGTCATTCAGTCTTTTGCCGACTTCGCCGTCGAGAGCAGAGAAATCGTCCACGAGCTCTATCGAGCACCCGTGGCCGTCGCGCGCATTGCGATCTTCTTCGGGGCTCGAACGTGGACTTGAGCCCTCTGCTTCTTCTACATACGGCGGTGCTGCACCGGCGTTTGTTCAGGAAAGGGGAACGAGTCAGGAGGGGATGACATGTCTGAATTTACTGTGTGTTGCGTGTATGTTGGTAACTGAAGATTAGTAGTACCTGAGGGCAGATGGCTGACGACCTCGGGGCGGAACCACTGCTGCGCGAGGACGGTGGCGCGGCGCTCGGGCTCGCTGCCGCCGACGGCCCCGGACGCCTCGGCCATGGCGACCTGCGCGAGCTCCTCCTGCAGCGCGTGCGCGATGACCTCGTCGTTCTCGACCGCGTCGACCCTGACCTCGGGGGCGGGTGCGGGGGCCATGTCGTAGCCGTCGAGAAGGGCGCGGGCGCggtggggctgcggcggcggcggggcgtagTCGGTGGTGGGGGATTGAGGGCGGtgcacgcagccgccgccgccgggagaggCGCCGCCGTCGAGGAGGTGGTGGAGCCCCCAGCGGACGATGTTGATGTCCAGATCTTGCTGGCCCCGCACCACCATGGCCGGCCGGGGCTTGGTCGGTGTCCGTCGACGAGTGGCGAGCCTGCGCCAGCGGAACAAAGGAAAAAAAAATCAACCTGCGGTTAGTTATCCCTCCCCAAGAACAAGAACGAGAATCATGGAGAAAATTCGTGTGATTTGGGCGGAGATTAGAGGAGGCGAGCGGATCAAGAAGGACCGGGGGGATTGGATTGCTCTTACTCTTGATTGATTGATCGGTTGATTGGCGACGAAGCAATTCGGCGATTTAGATTAGGCCCTGCTCGCGACGAACGACGAAACAGGATTGAATGGGCTTTGAAATCAATATATACCAAATCAAATCTTTATACGTTGTGTGTGTAGTATCCCCGCAAGTAGTGCGCGTGCTGGTCTCCTTGTCGGTCTTGTGCTGTGCTGCTGTACAAGGATGGATGGAGAGAGGCGGAGGCGGGCGGCAAGAGCAAAGCATCCCACGGGAACAAGAAACCCAAACGGTCTTGGATtgtcacgaggaggaagaagacggatGAAGGAGAAGCGTGTGGGGCCCGCAAGTCAGTTGCTTCCTCTGCACGTACTACTACGTAGGAGAGGACGTTGGAGCCGACTTTCTTGAGCCCCTCGATCTGCTTTTGGTAAACCAAACCCACTTCTTTTCGTCGTCTTTCCCTTTGTTGTCAAAAACAAATGTGTTGGATGCTGAAGACAATATTTCCCTTTTTTTCCGAGTCCCCCCCTACCTCGAGTCCGTCGAGCAGCCCCATCTCTCCTACCTCCAACAACTCGaccactaggaggaggaggaggaggaagacatttGTGTGATCTTGGCCTCCATAGAGACACATCACGCGGGCGGCCGAGGAGTGGCGCACAAGGGGTGCGTCTGAGACAATATGAACTTCAGTTGCGTTGCTGATTGACTCCAGTCTCCTATCATCCGTTTAGTCCATCTATGCTCCCTAGTTCATGCAAACTGACGGTGCAGAAAACCGTAGGTGCCATCGGTACTATGACAAGCGTAGCCGGAAGTATCAGATGGGAGTCCGTACGGGGGATTTACTTAGGTTCGGACCCTCATGTGTCATGGCTGAGATggtaccctacgtcctactttgtTTTGGATTGATGTGGGAGCACCTCGTGCGAGCGGGTTACAAGTGGATATTGACGATGACTAACGATGTCTGTGTATGATTGAACAGATGCCTCCAACTACACCTTGTCGTCACCTTATAAAGGGGACGGGGCCGGGCTACTCGGATCCTAGTCGACTTACAGACATGGCATATTGGCTTGCACGCCAAAATGACGTTGCACCTTCGAGCGGGGCCCCTGGACTACATATGCTTAGAGAAGACAGCCACCGAGCCCCTGCGCCTTGATGTCGACACAATATCAGGCTTCCTGGTCCATGGGCCACCCCTGGTATATTATACCACTAGTAGCCCCCGAGCTTGTGTGGAGTTTTGGGGGCCTCTGCCCTTGAGAGCAAAATACAGGCATGATCCTTTCATCAGAGATAAGTGCGGTCCATTTTCTGGCAGCCTGGCTTTGATATCCTTCGGGCTTTGATGGTGGTGCCTGTTGGGTaacctagtaatttcaaaaaaattcctacgcacacgcaagatcatggtgacgtatagcaacgagaggggagagtgttgtctacatacccttgtagaccgtaagcggaagcgttagcacaacgcggttgatgtagtcatacgtcttcacggcccgaccgatcaagcaccgaaactacggcacctccgagctctagcacacgttcagctcaatgacgtccctcgaactccgatccagccgagtgtcgagggagagttccgtcagcatgacggcgtggtgacgatcttgatgttctaccgtcgcagggcttcgcctaagcaccgctacgatattatcgaggtggactatggtggaggggggcaccgcacacggctaagagatccaagggatcaattggtgttcctttggtgctagccctgcccctctatttatatgttgagccccggggtcgaaacttggagcaaaagcctcctcaaagtcggttttgcccgaaaggcaagagtcccactcggactccaggaccaaacgccacaatccttggcgtctggcccagacgccatgggcctcggcgtctggcccagggccagatgccagggtctccggcgtttggccccctggcctccacaaaactccttttgcaccgacctaaagcctcatgggcttgaccccttggcctaaccatatcatccaatatatgaatctttacgtctcgaccattttgagactccttgtcatgtccccgatctcatccgggactccgaactccttcggtacatcaaaacatgtaaactcataatataactgtcatcgaaaccttaagcgtgcggaccctacgggttcgagaacaatgtagacatggcctagaactattctcggtcaataaccaatagcggaacctggatgctcatattggctcctacatattctacgaagatctttatcggtcaaaccgcataacaacatacattgttccctttgtcatcggtatgttacttgcccgagattcgatcgtcggtatccaatacctagttcaatctcgttactggcaagtctctttactcattatgtaatgtatcattccataactaactcattagctacattgcttgcaaggcttatagtgatgtgcattaccgagagggcccagagatacctctccgacaatcggagtgacaaaacctaatctcgaaatacgccaacccaacatgtacctttggagacacctgtagtactcctttataatcacccagttatgttgtgacgtttggtagcacccaaagtgttcctccggtaaacgggagttgcataatctcatagttacaggaacatgtataagtcatgaagaaagcaatagcagaatactaaacgatcgtgtgctaagctaacggaatgggtcatgtcaatcacatcattctcctaatgatgtgatcccgttaatcaaatgacaactcatgtctatggttaggaaacataaccatcttcgattaatgagctagtcaagtagaggcatactagtgacactctgtttgtctatgtattcacacatgtattatgtttccggttaatacaattctagcatgaataataaacatttatcatgatataaggaaataaataataactttattattgcctctagggcatatttccttcagtctcccacttgcactagagtcaataatctagttcacatcgccatgtgatttaacatcaatagttcacatctttatgtggttaacacccatagttcacatcgacatgtgaccaacacccaaagggtttactagagtcagtaatctagttcacatcgctatgtgattaacacccaaagagtactaaggtgtgatcatgttttgcttgtgagataattttagtcaacgggtctgtcacattcagatccgtaagcattttgcaaatttctatgtctacaatgctctgcacggagctgctctagctaattgctcccacttttaatatgtatccagattgagacttagagtcatctagatcagtgtaaaagtttgcaccgatgtaacttttacaacgaactcttttatcacctccataatcgagaaatatctccttagtcctcactaaggatattcttgaccgctatccagtgatctactattagatcaaaattgtattcctttgttaaactcagagcaaggtatacaataggtctggttcacagtatagcatactttatagaacctatgactgaggcatagggaatgacttttcattctctttctatttcctgccatggtcgggtcttgagtcttactcaacttcataccttgcaacacaggcaagaactccttctttgattgttccattttgaactacttcaaaatcttgtcaaggtatgtattcattgaaaaacttatcaagcgtcttgatctatctctatagatcttgatgctcaatatgtatgcagcttcaccgaggtctttctttgaaaaactcctttcaaacactcctttatgctttgcagaataattctacattatttccgatcaacaatatgtcattcacatatacttatcagaaaggctgtagtgctcccactcactttcttgtaaatacatgcctttccaaaagtctgtataaaaccatatgctttgatcaattcatcaaagcgtatattccaactccgagatgcttgcaccagtccattgatggatcgctggagtttgcacattttgttagcaccttcaggattgacaaaaccttctggttgcatcatatacaactcttctttaagaaaaaccattaaggaatgcaattttgacatccatttgccagatttcataaaatgtggcaattgctaacatgattcggacagacttttaagcatcgatacgagtgagaaaatctcattatattcaacatcttgaactttgtcaaaaaccttttccgacaagtctagctttgtagatagtaacactactatcagcatctgtcttcctcttgaagatccatttatttaacatggcttgctgatcatcgagcaagtcaatcaaagtccatactttgttctcatacatggatcatatctcagattttatggcctcaagccatttcgcggaatctgggctcatcatcgcttcctcatagttcgtaggtttatcatggtctagtaacatgacttcagaataggattaccgtaccactctggtgcggatcttactctggttgacctacgaggtttggtagtaacttgatctgaagtttcatgatcatcatcattagcttcctcactaattggtgtaggaatcactggaactgatttcagtgatgaactagtttccaattcgggagaaggtacaaattaccttatcaagctctactttcctcccactcacttctttcgagagaaactccttctctagaaaggatccatcttagcaacgaataacttgccttcggatctatgatagaaggtgtacccaatagttacctttgggtattctatgaagacgcacttctccgatttgggtttgagcttatcaggttgaaactttttcacataagcatcgcagccccaaaatttaagaaacgacaactttggtttactgctaaaccatagttcatacggtgtcatctcaacggatttagatggtgccctattaaacgtgaatgcagctgtctctaatgcatagccccaaaactatagtggtaaaccgataagagacatcataaatcgcaccatatcaagtaaagtacgattacgacattcagacacactattacattgtggtgttccaggtggcatgagtttgtgaaactattccacattgttttaattgaagaccaaactcgtaactcaaatattcgtctccgcgatcagatcgcagaaattttattttcttgttacgatgatttttccacttcactatgaaattctttgaacctttcaactatttcagacttatgcttcattaagtagatatactcatatctgctcaaatcatcttgtgaaggtcagaaaataacgatacccgccacgagcatcaatactcattggatcgtatacatcggtatgtattatttccaacaagtcagtagctcgttccattgttctggagaacggagttttagtcatcttgcccatacggcacggttcgcaagcatcaaatgattcataaccaagtgattccaaaaatccatctttatggagtttcttcatgcgctttacaccgtatgacccaaacggcagtgccacaaataacttgcactatcattattaactttgcatcttttggcatcaatattatgaatatgtgtatcactacgatcgagatccaacaaactattttcattgggtgtatgaccattaaaggttttattcatgtaaacagaacaacaattattctctgactttaaatgaataaccgtattgcaataaacatgatcaaatcatattcatgctcaacgcaaacgctaaataacatttatttaggtttaacaccaatcccgaaagtatagggagtgtgcgatgatgatcatatcaatcttggaactacttccaacactcatcgtcacttccccttcaactagtctctgtttattctgtaactcctgtttcgagttactaatcttagcaactgaacaagtatcaaatacttaggggctactataaacactagtaaggcacatatcaataacctgtatatcaaatatacccttattcactttgtcatccttcttatccaccaaatgttcagggcatttccgcttccagtgaccatttcctttgcagtgtaagcactcagtttcaggctttgatccagctttggtcttcttcacgggagtgacaacttgtttgccattctacttgaagtttgcctttctttccctttgcccttttcttgaaactagtggtcttgtcaatcatcaacacttgatgttctttcttgatttctacctttgttgatttcaacatcacgaagagatcgggaatcattttcgtcattccttgcatactatagttcatcacaaagttctagtaacttagtgatggtgactagagaattctgtcaatcactatcttatctggaagattaactcccacttgattcaagcgattgaagtacccagacaatctgagcacatgctcactagttgagcgattctcctccatcttttagctatagaacttgttggagacttcatatctctcaacttgggtatttgctggaaatattaacttcaactcctggaacatctcatatggtctatgatgttcaaaacgtctttgaagtcccgattctaagccgttaagcatgatgcactaaactatcaagtagtcatcatattgagctagccaaacgttcataacgtctgcatctgctcctgcaataggtctgtcacctagcggtgcattaaggacataattcttctgtgcagtaatgaggataaacctcagatcacggatccaatccgcatcattgctactaacatctttcaacataattttctctaggaacgtatcaaaataaacatatgaaagcaacaacgcaagctattgatctacaacataatttgcaaaatactaccaggactaagttcatgataaatttaagttcaattaatcatattacttaagaactcccacttagacagacatctctctagtcatctaagtgatcacgtgatccaaatcaactaaaccatgtccgatcatcacgtgagatggagtagttttcaatggtgaacatcactatgttgatcatatctactatatgattcacgctcgacctttcggtctccgtgttccgaggccatatctgcatatgctaggctcgtcaagtttaacctgagtattccgcgtgtgcaaactggcttgcacccgttgtagatggacgtagagcttatcacacccgatcatcacgtggtgtctgggcacgacgaactttggcaacggtgcatactcagggagaacacttcttgataattagtgagagatcatcttaaaatgctaccgtcaatcaaagcaagataagatgcataaaagataaacatcacatgcaatcaatataagtgatatgatatggccatcatcatcttgtgcttgtgatctccatctccgaagcaccatcatgatcaccatcgtcaccggcgcgacaccttgatctccatcgtagcatcgttgtcgtctcgccaactattgcttctacgactatcgctaccgcttagtgataaagtaaagcaattacagggcgattgcattgcatacaataaagcgacaaccatatggctcctgccagttgccgataactcggttacaaaacatgatcatctcatacaataaaat comes from Triticum aestivum cultivar Chinese Spring chromosome 5B, IWGSC CS RefSeq v2.1, whole genome shotgun sequence and encodes:
- the LOC123114474 gene encoding OVARIAN TUMOR DOMAIN-containing deubiquitinating enzyme 12, which translates into the protein MVVRGQQDLDINIVRWGLHHLLDGGASPGGGGCVHRPQSPTTDYAPPPPQPHRARALLDGYDMAPAPAPEVRVDAVENDEVIAHALQEELAQVAMAEASGAVGGSEPERRATVLAQQWFRPEVVSHLPSAPPYVEEAEGSSPRSSPEEDRNARDGHGCSIELVDDFSALDGEVGKRLNDMVPVPHVPKTNGDIPSFDEAFSDHRRLLDRLVLYGLVELKVNGDGNCQFRALSDQFYRTPEHHRFVRQQVVNQLQSHPEIYAGYVPMDYREYLKKMPKNGEWGDHVTLQAAADLYGVKIFILTSFRDTCYIEILPVVQKSNRVICLSFWAEVHYNSIYPEGELPIVENRKKSLSDRRSFCSTM